In the Topomyia yanbarensis strain Yona2022 chromosome 3, ASM3024719v1, whole genome shotgun sequence genome, one interval contains:
- the LOC131689533 gene encoding programmed cell death 6-interacting protein-like yields the protein MLNDERDSDEQLRNKFNEQWTRTPSNKLTQTFRENCATYRKIIDNAITADKTVSEKFEKNRKGIELLSMTQEQLSVEIPCGTVNSAACNSSAAQKLQNFMESVETIKAERDVVESELRSATVNLRDQFLAALAADGVINEPAISIAEIGKVIAPLQTQVQDNLSRQESLIQDIKLAHQDFLAESGTSDKSNETVLTQLASAYDVFSELQHNLQDGVKFYNDLTQLLITFQNKISDYCFARKTEKDELMKDLTQQASRHVQPAAPTIPVHLASTTPTQEQSASPPAPVQATPYPMQPQGMPLPYGATPNVPYPAYVPTPMPQGFNPYATLPYPNAYQGFPQGPSTAYYGTYPGAYATQQAQQHSQNPNKPFGW from the exons ATGCTAAACGATGAACGAGATTCGGATGAACAGCTAAGGAATAAGTTCAACGAACAATGGACGCGAACTCCTTCTAATAAACTAACCCAAACATTTCGTGAGAATTGTGCAACATATCGTAAAATTATAGATAATGCCATTACTGCTGACAAGACAGTGAGCGAGAAATTCGAGAAAAATCGAAAAGGAATTGAGTTGTTGTCGATGACCCAAGAACAACTATCAGTAGAAATTCCGTGTGGTACAGTAAACAGTGCTGCATGCAATTCCTCAGCAGCACAAAAGTTGCAAAATTTTATGGAATCAGTGGAGACGATCAAAGCTGAGCGGGATGTAGTCGAATCTGAGCTTCGATCAGCAACTGTTAACCTCAGAGATCAATTTTTAGCCGCACTTGCGGCTGATGGCGTTATCAATGAACCTGCTATCTCTATTGCAGAAATTGGAAAGGTTATCGCTCCACTGCAGACTCAGGTTCAAGACAATTTGTCACGCCAAGAATCATTGATTCAGGACATTAAACTGGCCCATCAAGATTTTCTAGCGGAGTCAGGAACATCGGATAAGTCAAATGAAACAGTATTGACTCAGCTCGCTTCTGCGTATGATGTATTTTCCGAACTGCAACACAATCTTCAAGATGGGGTCAAATTCTACAACGATTTAACTCAATTGCTAATTACTTTCCAAAACAAAATATCCGATTATTGCTTTGCACGAAAAACTGAAAAGGACGAATTGATGAAAGATTTAACGCAACAGGCAAGTCGCCATGTACAACCTGCAGCACCTACTATTCCTGTGCATCTGGCATCGACAACTCCCACGCAAG AACAATCGGCATCACCACCTGCACCTGTACAAGCCACACCGTATCCGATGCAACCTCAAGGTATGCCGTTGCCGTATGGTGCTACACCGAATGTTCCGTACCCAGCGTATGTGCCAACTCCCATGCCACAAGGATTTAATCCGTACGCTACACTTCCTTATCCTA ATGCATATCAGGGCTTTCCACAAGGCCCCAGCACTGCCTACTATGGCACGTACCCGGGAGCTTATGCTACCCAGCAAGCGCAACAACATTCACAGAATCCGAATAAACCATTTGGTTGGTGA